In one Silene latifolia isolate original U9 population chromosome 10, ASM4854445v1, whole genome shotgun sequence genomic region, the following are encoded:
- the LOC141608446 gene encoding uncharacterized protein LOC141608446 produces MVVADLLQADGRRWDMHKVRHLLLLFEHDNVFNIRLSSLNGEDKWCWALEKDGKYSVKSAYHALMDGEVEEQGPPRFEMEKRLWKRLWTTKSIPRVKMFFWQLCSEVIPTKDNIARRARVGDGMCPICLNEIELCLHLVKGCGWVGGVWDGLGVEIKKEAGHERVREWMKDVWREMEEEEERGRFMMRCWAIWEARNKWVFEGRRVMVMDVIKRVEELTREVEALEEEGAVCNMRGDGKRGRAGRRERVGVEEGWMRLTCDAGVKEGWCTALGVVSCAGEGEAVWMLAERRRGVVEVGEAEAEAEAILEGMKEAIRRGQRRLVVESDSKTVIDILQSYRTGKSYFLSVIDEIRNLCSSLDGI; encoded by the coding sequence ATGGTGGTAGCCGACTTGTTGCAAGCTGATGGGAGGAGGTGGGATATGCATAAAGTTCGCCACCTTCTGTTACTGTTCGAACATGATAATGTGTTTAACATCCGGTTGAGTAGCTTGAATGGGGAGGATAAATGGTGTTGGGCGTTGGAGAAGGACGGGAAGTACTCGGTGAAATCAGCTTATCACGCTCTTATGGATGGGGAGGTGGAGGAGCAGGGGCCGCCGAGATTCGAAATGGAGAAGAGGCTATGGAAACGGCTTTGGACCACGAAGTCGATTCCCAGGGTAAAGATGTTCTTCTGGCAGCTGTGTAGTGAGGTGATCCCGACGAAGGACAATATTGCCCGTAGAGCCCGAGTTGGGGATGGTATGTGTCCTATTTGCCTTAACGAGATAGAGTTGTGTCTCCACTTGGTTAAGGGGTGTGGTTGGGTGGGTGGGGTATGGGATGGGTTGGGGGTGGAGATAAAGAAGGAAGCTGGGCATGAGAGGGTGAGGGAGTGGATGAAGGATGtgtggagggagatggaggaggaggaggagcgagGGAGGTTCATGATGAGGTGTTGGGCGATTTGGGAGGCTCGAAATAAGTGGGTGTTTGAGGGGAGAAGGGTGATGGTGATGGATGTTATTAAACGTGTGGAGGAGCTCACTAGGGAGGTGGAGGCTTTAGAGGAGGAGGGAGCGGTATGTAATATGCGTGGAGATGGTAAGAGAGGGAGGGCAGGAAGGCGTGAGAGGGTTGGAGTGGAGGAGGGATGGATGAGGTTGACGTGTGACGCGGGAGTGAAAGAAGGCTGGTGTACGGCTTTAGGGGTGGTAAGCTGTGCAGGCGAGGGGGAAGCTGTGTGGATGTTGGCTGAGAGACGTAGGGGTGTAGTGGAAGTAGGTGAGGCGGAGGCGGAGGCGGAAGCAATTTTGGAAGGCATGAAGGAGGCTATAAGGAGGGGACAACGGCGTCTAGTGGTGGAAAGTGATAGCAAGACGGTGATCGACATCCTGCAAAGCTATAGGACGGGCAAAAGTTATTTTCTTTCGGTTATTGACGAGATTCGCAATCTTTGTTCTAGTTTAGATGGTATCTAG